The genomic stretch AGACTTTGACCATCAGTTATCTCTTTTATTCTATCTAAAAGAAAAGGAGTAAGTTCTTTACCATTAATATTTCTTTCTTCTGCCTCATTAAGAGCCTGTTCTATCTTTTGATTAATTATATCAGATTCAATTTCATCTTTCTTAGGGACAGGTACTGCAATCATTAAACCTCCATCTAATCCAGATTCCCATTTTGCTTTGCAGATTTCTGCACCATCTTTAGCTGATTTAATTTTATAGTTTGGCTTATAACCACTTTTCCTACTATAAAATGCAGGAAATTCTTCAGTTTTATATCCTAGAACTGGTACTCCAAAAGTTTCAAGTTTTTCTAAAGTAAGTCCAATATCAAGAATAGATTTTACTCCAGCTGAAACAACAGCAACATTTGTTCTTTTCAGCTCTTCTAAATCAGCAGAGATATCAAAAGATTTATCAGCACCTCGATGAACTCCTCCTACACCACCAGTTACAAAAATATTTATTCCGGCCATTTCAGCACAAATCATTGTAGCAGCAACAGTAGTAGCTCCATGCTTTTTTCGAGCCAATACAACTGGTAGATCTCTTCTGCTAACTTTGAGAACCTCTTTTGATTGTCCTAAAAATTCAATCTCTTCTTTACTAAGGCCTATCTTTATTTTACCATCAATTATAGCAATAGTAGCTGGAACTACTCCTTTTTCTCTTAGAATGTCTTCTATTTCTATTGCAGTTTCAATATTTTCTGGATAGGGCATTCCATGAGCAATTATAGTAGATTCTAAAGCTACTACAGGCTGATTATTTTCAAGTG from Halanaerobiales bacterium encodes the following:
- a CDS encoding pseudouridine-5'-phosphate glycosidase — translated: MKNDLNKYLDIKDEVKETLENNQPVVALESTIIAHGMPYPENIETAIEIEDILREKGVVPATIAIIDGKIKIGLSKEEIEFLGQSKEVLKVSRRDLPVVLARKKHGATTVAATMICAEMAGINIFVTGGVGGVHRGADKSFDISADLEELKRTNVAVVSAGVKSILDIGLTLEKLETFGVPVLGYKTEEFPAFYSRKSGYKPNYKIKSAKDGAEICKAKWESGLDGGLMIAVPVPKKDEIESDIINQKIEQALNEAEERNINGKELTPFLLDRIKEITDGQSLETNISLVKNNARAGAEIAKELSKIK